One window from the genome of Dyadobacter sp. CECT 9275 encodes:
- a CDS encoding Gfo/Idh/MocA family oxidoreductase, translating to MSSRILNVGLIGFGLSGRYFHSPFLSVNPRFKLKKVVERSKNEAQEFDPDIENARSVDELLSDKSVDLVFICTPNDTHFQYAMDALENDKHVVIEKPFANTEAEARQLVALAEKKGLVLTAYQNRRWDSDFLTIKKLMNEGKLGDIIEYECRYDRYRPVAQAANSWKEQPGVGYGNIYNLGPHLLDQALVLFGTPESVTADIRTVRPGSVIDDYFDVRLTYADKLVIVKSSLMVYGNFLRYNLHGTKGSFIKGGLDPQEETLRKDILPNVQPWGVEPEDRWGKLYSDDFTGVIPSEAGDYMPFYDNVYEAIVEGTELAVKPSEILRTTRVIDLALESSRDKKVMTY from the coding sequence ATGTCTTCCAGAATTCTCAATGTAGGTTTAATAGGTTTCGGATTATCCGGCCGTTATTTCCATTCCCCGTTCCTGTCGGTCAATCCACGTTTCAAACTTAAAAAAGTTGTGGAGAGAAGCAAAAATGAAGCGCAGGAATTTGACCCCGACATCGAAAACGCACGTTCTGTGGATGAACTTCTGAGTGATAAGTCGGTGGATCTTGTTTTTATCTGCACGCCCAATGACACCCATTTTCAGTATGCCATGGATGCGCTGGAAAATGACAAACATGTGGTTATTGAAAAACCGTTTGCCAATACTGAAGCAGAAGCCCGGCAGCTTGTTGCACTTGCGGAAAAGAAAGGATTGGTACTCACAGCTTATCAGAACCGTCGCTGGGACTCAGACTTCCTGACGATCAAAAAGCTGATGAACGAAGGCAAGTTGGGTGATATCATTGAATACGAATGCCGCTATGACCGTTATCGTCCCGTTGCGCAGGCCGCTAATTCATGGAAGGAGCAGCCTGGCGTCGGATATGGCAACATCTATAACCTGGGTCCGCACCTGCTTGACCAGGCACTGGTTTTGTTTGGCACGCCCGAATCCGTAACTGCAGATATCCGCACGGTACGCCCGGGAAGTGTTATTGACGATTATTTCGATGTAAGGCTTACCTATGCCGACAAGCTGGTGATCGTCAAGTCGAGCCTGATGGTTTATGGAAATTTCCTGCGATATAACCTCCATGGCACCAAAGGTTCCTTTATCAAGGGCGGCCTGGATCCTCAGGAAGAAACATTGCGCAAGGATATTTTGCCCAATGTGCAACCTTGGGGCGTTGAACCCGAGGACCGATGGGGCAAACTGTACAGCGACGATTTCACAGGTGTTATCCCGAGCGAAGCCGGTGATTATATGCCATTCTATGACAATGTTTACGAGGCGATTGTGGAAGGTACCGAGCTGGCCGTGAAGCCTTCGGAAATCCTGAGAACAACCCGCGTCATTGATCTTGCTCTGGAAAGCAGCCGAGATAAAAAGGTCATGACTTATTAA
- a CDS encoding sugar phosphate isomerase/epimerase family protein, with product MLSTLSRRDFLIRSVAAGAALPLMAEESFSASKPAPDGMPKVHIFSKHLQFLNYKEMAEVARELGFDGIDLTVRPKGHVLPERVETDLPLAVEAMKKVGFSPALFCTAVEDAQNAVDKKLLETAASLGFKYYRMNWYRYGTEKTMPAYIDEFRDKVTGLSHLNKKLGITGCYQNHAGRMVGASLWEIWAMLQKADPAHMGSQYDIRHATLEGNLSWQTGFELIQPHIKTLVMKDCVFEKNNGKWAAKSVPLGQGMVDFKTYFKLLKTYKVDVPVCLHLEYPLGGADQGAFKITVENKVVFDAMRRDLQKLKELWAEA from the coding sequence ATGCTTTCAACACTTTCCAGACGAGACTTTCTGATCAGATCGGTGGCCGCCGGAGCTGCGCTTCCGCTCATGGCGGAAGAATCATTTTCAGCTTCCAAACCAGCTCCAGACGGGATGCCCAAGGTCCATATTTTCTCCAAACACCTGCAATTCCTGAATTACAAGGAGATGGCTGAAGTGGCCAGAGAGCTGGGTTTTGATGGTATCGATCTGACCGTAAGACCGAAGGGACATGTACTGCCGGAACGTGTTGAAACAGATTTACCTCTGGCTGTTGAGGCGATGAAAAAAGTGGGATTCTCTCCCGCTCTTTTTTGCACCGCCGTGGAAGATGCTCAGAATGCTGTGGATAAAAAGCTGCTTGAAACTGCGGCTTCCCTGGGTTTTAAATATTACCGCATGAACTGGTACCGGTATGGCACCGAGAAAACCATGCCTGCCTATATTGATGAATTCCGGGACAAAGTGACCGGGTTGAGCCACCTCAACAAAAAACTGGGCATAACGGGCTGTTACCAGAACCATGCGGGCCGTATGGTAGGTGCATCACTCTGGGAGATCTGGGCGATGCTGCAAAAAGCAGATCCCGCGCACATGGGTTCTCAGTATGATATCCGCCATGCCACACTAGAGGGTAACCTTTCCTGGCAAACCGGCTTTGAATTGATTCAGCCCCATATTAAAACCCTCGTAATGAAAGACTGCGTTTTTGAAAAAAACAATGGAAAATGGGCTGCTAAAAGTGTTCCGCTCGGTCAGGGTATGGTAGATTTCAAAACCTATTTCAAGTTGCTGAAAACTTACAAAGTTGATGTACCGGTATGTCTTCACCTGGAATATCCGCTTGGCGGAGCCGATCAGGGAGCCTTTAAAATTACGGTTGAAAATAAAGTAGTGTTTGATGCAATGAGGCGGGATTTACAAAAATTAAAAGAACTTTGGGCTGAGGCCTGA
- a CDS encoding Gfo/Idh/MocA family protein: MESAKNFNRRDFLKSGAALASFYIVPRHVLGGKGFLAPSDKITLGFIGCGRQSGGLKNRFLDTNETQIVAASDVYAVKLDTFVNATNKWYADKIGQGNYKSAVGIADFRELLARKDIDAVVIASPDHWHAAMAVRAAEAGKDIYCEKPLSLTVKEGRAMVNATRKHNRVFQTGSMQRSAKEFRQAVQLVRNGIIGKVQKVYVNVGGPPKAWNLQEEVKPQGLNWDMWMGPNTVSRPYNNELAPAMDATFWPKWRDYREFGGGGMTDWGAHMFDIAQWGLNMDNSGPEELIYSEPGKGLVYKYANGVEVIHRPVEGKQHCHFVGSDGEVWVARGDLKVTPETMKDKVFTDTQDGVYVSDSHYKDFLNAIRTRKAPICDVETGHRTASVCNLGNIAYQLQRSLKWDPAKEKFVNDKEADKLLGRDMKKEWRV; encoded by the coding sequence ATGGAATCTGCCAAAAATTTTAACAGACGTGATTTTTTGAAATCCGGCGCTGCCCTTGCGTCGTTTTACATTGTGCCTAGGCATGTTTTGGGGGGAAAGGGTTTTTTAGCACCCAGTGACAAAATTACATTAGGATTTATAGGGTGCGGACGCCAGAGCGGGGGGCTGAAAAACCGGTTTCTGGATACCAACGAAACCCAGATTGTGGCGGCATCGGATGTATATGCCGTAAAACTGGATACTTTCGTGAACGCCACCAACAAATGGTATGCCGACAAAATAGGGCAAGGTAATTATAAATCAGCAGTGGGTATTGCTGATTTCCGGGAGTTGTTAGCCCGGAAGGATATTGATGCCGTGGTCATCGCCTCGCCGGATCACTGGCATGCGGCCATGGCCGTCCGTGCTGCCGAGGCAGGAAAGGATATTTATTGTGAAAAGCCGTTATCCCTCACGGTTAAGGAAGGAAGGGCTATGGTGAATGCAACCCGGAAACATAACCGTGTTTTTCAAACGGGAAGCATGCAGCGGTCGGCAAAGGAATTCAGGCAGGCAGTTCAGTTGGTAAGAAATGGCATCATAGGCAAGGTGCAGAAGGTGTACGTCAACGTGGGCGGGCCGCCAAAAGCCTGGAACCTTCAGGAAGAAGTGAAGCCGCAGGGGCTGAACTGGGATATGTGGATGGGGCCCAACACGGTTTCCAGACCCTATAACAACGAACTGGCACCCGCAATGGACGCCACCTTCTGGCCCAAATGGAGAGATTACCGTGAATTTGGAGGTGGCGGTATGACAGACTGGGGCGCGCACATGTTTGACATTGCCCAGTGGGGACTGAACATGGATAACAGCGGGCCTGAAGAGCTGATTTACTCGGAACCGGGCAAAGGGCTGGTTTATAAATATGCCAATGGGGTTGAGGTGATTCACAGGCCGGTAGAAGGAAAGCAGCATTGTCATTTTGTGGGTTCGGACGGGGAGGTTTGGGTGGCCCGCGGCGACCTGAAAGTAACACCGGAAACAATGAAAGACAAAGTATTCACAGATACCCAGGATGGTGTGTATGTAAGTGATAGTCATTATAAAGATTTCCTGAACGCCATCCGAACCCGGAAGGCACCCATCTGTGACGTGGAGACAGGTCACCGGACGGCTTCTGTTTGTAACCTTGGGAATATTGCGTATCAGCTTCAGCGTTCACTTAAGTGGGATCCGGCAAAGGAGAAATTTGTAAATGACAAAGAAGCGGACAAACTTCTGGGCCGCGATATGAAAAAGGAATGGAGGGTTTAA
- a CDS encoding heavy metal translocating P-type ATPase, which translates to METDEYILPDKTQTSHHCYHCGEEIKEEVITLDEHQFCCQGCSLVYDVLKENDLCRYYTIDGSNGNSPDGSYFQGKYDYLDLPEISAKILEFSDGKLSRVNWYIPKMHCSSCIWLLEQLHRLNPAIRSSVVNFPEKKVRITFDATSVQLSQLAALITSIGYEPYLSLNDIEGKQLSRWNRTRLYKIGIAGFAFGNIMMMSFPEYFHLGKNGTDHQLKMMFSVLNIALSIPVFFYCAADFFKSAWTALKARYFNIEAPIALALSCVFLTSLYQVATGTGPGYFDSLAGAVFFMLIGRYFQDKTYAGISFNRDYKSYFPVAISVLKDGQEQRTPITELKQNDRMLVRNEELIPADSVLCSPRAMINYSFVSGEAEPVLRQKGDTIYAGGKQNGPSIELEVLRPVAQGYLTQLWNNDTFTKEKEDQQQTLAARINRYFSAAVLSLAVITFLVWLLIAQKPETAFNAFTTILLVACPCALLLSSTFTNGNLLGLFGKHRFYPKNAHAIERLSHINTIVFDKTGTITLGDEAEVNYVGRELSDTELVMIKTIASQSSHPLSRTLAKSLPHVQASKRVLSEYEETGGAGIKALWGKTEVKLGSARWVGADTDKLPGTNSLVYVSIDGQVPGYFTFKSKYRPELAETISVLQKSGYETYLLSGDKPTDKEFLKTIFQDETRIFFEQKPEEKLRFIEQLQKNRNARVLMVGDGLNDAGALKQSDVGLAVSDDINNFSPSCDAIVEGAQLAALPGYINLARSGQRTIKISFAISLLYNAIGVSFAVAGKLSPVIAAILMPVSSISIVAFTTLATNLAARKWIKN; encoded by the coding sequence ATGGAAACTGACGAATATATATTGCCGGACAAAACGCAAACCTCACACCATTGCTATCACTGCGGTGAAGAAATAAAGGAGGAGGTCATCACTTTGGACGAACATCAGTTTTGCTGCCAGGGCTGTTCTTTGGTTTATGATGTTTTAAAAGAAAACGACCTTTGCCGTTATTACACCATTGATGGCTCCAATGGCAACTCCCCGGACGGATCCTACTTCCAGGGTAAATATGATTACCTCGATTTGCCCGAAATCTCAGCCAAAATACTTGAGTTCAGTGATGGGAAATTATCCCGGGTCAACTGGTATATCCCCAAAATGCATTGCAGTTCGTGTATCTGGCTGCTGGAACAGTTGCACAGGCTCAACCCTGCCATCCGGAGTTCCGTTGTTAATTTCCCGGAAAAAAAGGTCAGGATTACCTTTGACGCTACCAGTGTACAGCTAAGCCAGCTCGCCGCACTCATTACAAGTATCGGATACGAACCCTACCTCAGCCTGAACGACATTGAAGGCAAACAGCTCAGCCGATGGAACAGGACCCGCTTGTATAAAATAGGAATTGCTGGCTTTGCCTTTGGGAATATCATGATGATGAGTTTTCCTGAATACTTCCATTTAGGAAAAAATGGTACCGACCACCAGCTGAAAATGATGTTCAGCGTGCTGAATATTGCATTGAGTATCCCGGTATTTTTTTATTGTGCTGCCGACTTTTTCAAATCTGCCTGGACCGCCCTGAAAGCCAGGTACTTTAATATTGAAGCCCCTATTGCACTGGCCCTGAGCTGTGTTTTCCTGACCAGCCTTTACCAGGTCGCCACCGGAACCGGCCCGGGTTATTTTGATTCGCTGGCAGGTGCTGTCTTTTTTATGCTGATCGGCCGGTATTTTCAGGATAAAACCTATGCTGGTATATCCTTTAACCGCGACTACAAATCGTATTTCCCTGTTGCCATTTCGGTACTAAAAGACGGACAGGAACAACGGACACCCATTACAGAGCTAAAACAAAATGATCGGATGCTGGTTCGTAACGAGGAGCTTATACCGGCAGATTCGGTTTTGTGCAGCCCGAGAGCCATGATCAATTACAGCTTTGTTTCCGGCGAAGCAGAACCTGTATTAAGGCAGAAAGGAGATACCATTTATGCCGGCGGAAAACAGAACGGCCCTTCCATTGAGCTGGAAGTATTACGCCCTGTGGCCCAGGGATATCTTACGCAACTATGGAATAATGATACTTTCACCAAAGAAAAGGAGGATCAGCAGCAGACACTGGCAGCACGCATCAACAGGTATTTTTCGGCAGCGGTACTGTCACTGGCTGTAATTACCTTTCTTGTCTGGCTTTTGATTGCACAGAAACCAGAAACAGCCTTTAACGCTTTCACTACCATTTTGCTAGTGGCATGCCCGTGTGCTCTGTTGTTGTCTTCTACGTTCACCAATGGCAACCTGCTCGGCCTCTTTGGAAAACACCGTTTTTATCCCAAAAACGCGCATGCCATTGAAAGGCTATCGCATATCAACACCATCGTATTTGACAAAACCGGTACCATTACGCTCGGAGATGAAGCGGAGGTAAATTATGTGGGAAGAGAGTTGTCAGACACTGAATTGGTAATGATAAAAACGATAGCTTCCCAATCTTCACATCCCCTCAGCCGGACCCTGGCGAAAAGCTTGCCGCACGTCCAGGCCAGCAAACGGGTCCTGAGTGAATATGAAGAAACCGGAGGTGCGGGAATTAAAGCATTATGGGGAAAGACCGAGGTAAAGCTGGGTTCGGCCAGGTGGGTGGGAGCAGATACTGACAAACTCCCGGGAACCAACTCCCTGGTGTATGTATCCATTGACGGCCAGGTTCCGGGATATTTTACATTTAAAAGTAAATATCGCCCCGAACTCGCGGAAACAATCAGTGTATTACAAAAATCGGGATATGAAACTTACTTGTTATCAGGTGATAAACCAACGGATAAAGAATTCCTGAAAACCATTTTTCAGGACGAAACCAGAATTTTTTTCGAACAGAAGCCCGAAGAAAAGCTTAGGTTCATTGAACAGCTTCAAAAAAACAGGAATGCCAGGGTACTCATGGTAGGCGACGGGCTGAATGATGCCGGGGCGCTTAAACAAAGTGACGTCGGCCTTGCCGTATCCGATGATATCAACAATTTCTCTCCTTCCTGCGATGCCATCGTGGAAGGCGCACAATTAGCTGCCCTGCCCGGTTATATCAATCTGGCAAGATCCGGGCAACGTACCATTAAGATCAGCTTTGCCATTTCGCTGTTGTACAATGCCATAGGTGTTTCCTTCGCCGTTGCCGGAAAACTGTCTCCGGTGATCGCGGCCATACTGATGCCCGTCAGTTCTATTTCTATTGTTGCATTTACGACGCTCGCCACCAACCTTGCCGCGCGCAAATGGATAAAAAACTGA
- the ccoS gene encoding cbb3-type cytochrome oxidase assembly protein CcoS, which translates to MSALYLLILASLLVALGFLGAFIWSVKKGHFDDDYTPSVRILLDDKE; encoded by the coding sequence ATGAGTGCCTTATATCTGTTAATCCTGGCCAGCCTGCTTGTGGCACTGGGATTCCTGGGAGCCTTTATCTGGTCTGTTAAAAAAGGGCATTTTGATGATGACTACACTCCGTCTGTCCGCATTTTACTGGACGACAAAGAGTAG
- a CDS encoding alkaline phosphatase family protein, producing the protein MKKLLLIVFWSCISGAGFSQTRISENVVLVTMDGLRWQEVFGGADSLLTFDSAAAYNKTYVQNRFWAPTATERRSRLMPFFWTVLSKEGLLLGNRKFENHVNNANPYWFSYPGYNEIATGYPDTAVNSNDKIPNKNETVFEYLNKLPDFKGKTAVFGSWDVFSSIYNAQRCGFPVNDGFKDVEGKLTPNQVIFNKLQHEVPDLFHGGERLDAATFNIAFEYMKVNKPRLIHFALGDTDEFAHAGVYDLYLDAAKKSDAWIRQIWEYIQSSKQYANKTTLIITTDHGRGQAKGGEWKHHGTEIPGSGEIWIAAIGPAINAEGESKNKVQFYQGQIAATIAKLLGKEFKTDHPVLPALPVADK; encoded by the coding sequence ATGAAAAAACTCTTACTTATTGTTTTCTGGAGCTGCATTTCCGGCGCAGGTTTCTCACAAACCCGGATTTCCGAAAATGTGGTATTGGTAACCATGGACGGATTACGCTGGCAGGAAGTTTTCGGTGGCGCAGACAGCCTTTTGACTTTCGACAGCGCAGCGGCATATAATAAAACTTATGTGCAGAACCGTTTTTGGGCACCAACAGCCACGGAAAGAAGGAGCAGGCTGATGCCGTTTTTTTGGACGGTGCTATCCAAAGAAGGCCTTTTACTGGGCAACCGCAAATTTGAAAATCATGTAAACAATGCCAACCCTTACTGGTTTTCATATCCAGGTTACAATGAAATCGCTACGGGATATCCTGATACGGCCGTCAACTCAAATGACAAAATCCCGAATAAAAACGAAACGGTTTTTGAGTATCTCAACAAACTGCCCGATTTTAAAGGAAAAACGGCAGTATTTGGCTCCTGGGATGTTTTTTCTTCCATCTACAACGCGCAGCGATGCGGTTTTCCGGTCAACGATGGTTTTAAGGATGTAGAAGGTAAGTTGACTCCAAATCAGGTCATTTTCAATAAATTACAACATGAAGTACCCGATCTTTTTCATGGCGGCGAGCGGCTGGATGCAGCTACTTTTAACATCGCTTTTGAATATATGAAGGTTAATAAGCCAAGATTAATACATTTTGCGCTGGGGGATACCGACGAATTTGCCCATGCAGGCGTGTACGATCTGTACCTGGATGCTGCAAAAAAATCGGATGCCTGGATCCGTCAGATATGGGAATATATCCAGTCCAGCAAGCAATATGCCAACAAAACCACGTTGATCATTACCACAGATCATGGCCGCGGACAGGCAAAAGGTGGCGAATGGAAACACCATGGGACTGAAATACCAGGCTCCGGAGAAATCTGGATTGCGGCCATAGGCCCTGCCATAAATGCAGAAGGAGAGAGCAAAAACAAAGTCCAGTTCTATCAGGGACAAATTGCAGCTACCATTGCCAAGTTGCTCGGGAAAGAGTTCAAAACCGATCATCCGGTTCTTCCGGCGCTGCCTGTGGCTGACAAATAA
- a CDS encoding outer membrane protein assembly factor BamB family protein, which yields MSYKLILALSLLIITGFSFIRIADQKDWPEYNGDGARSHYSTLDQINTQNVGKLKIAWTYASGGADTVGSRTQIQCNPIIINGILYGVSADIQAFALDAATGREIWKTEVTDNSGTLSRGVTHWEDGDDKRIFFGAGKWLNALDARTGKLIESFGENGRINLLNDIQRPGSDEYIKANTPNTIYKNLIITGARVNENETSLLGDIRAFDTRTGRKIWTFHTIPAKGEAGYETWAQGNPRAHIGGANAWAGMAIDRQRGIVYIPTGSAAYDFYGGNRLGNNLYANCLLALDAATGKKLWHYQLVHHDIWDRDPPSPPNLLTITHKGKAIDVVSLVTKQGHIFVFDRVTGKPVFPITERPFSSAGAVPGEKPSPTQPIPTLPVPFTRQGFTEKDLSPFVADRDSIVKIIRKSKSGSPYIPIGFDRTIFFPGTDGGAQWGGAATDPEGIIYIPAKEIPVYTSLIKKQETKGKELTGNKLYQLYCAACHGADRMGNHDGSYPSLAGISKRLTEPQIRDLLAKGRGMMPSFTHISEAERKGIIDFISDKQSSQAVSVSAKSEVPYQHTGYNRWYDSNGYPISQPPWGTLTAVDMNTGQRRWQIPLGEYPELTKKGIPPTGTDNYGGPLVTGGGLIFIAASRDEQFRVIDKKTGRILWSTRLPAAGYASPSTYMLNGKQYVVIACGGGKLNTKSGDKYLAFCLD from the coding sequence ATGTCGTACAAACTTATTCTGGCCTTATCACTACTGATAATCACCGGTTTCTCCTTTATCAGAATAGCTGATCAGAAAGATTGGCCGGAATATAATGGTGATGGAGCAAGAAGCCATTACTCAACGCTGGATCAGATCAATACCCAAAACGTGGGGAAGCTGAAAATCGCCTGGACTTATGCCTCCGGCGGTGCGGACACCGTGGGGAGCCGCACCCAGATCCAGTGCAACCCGATCATTATCAACGGAATTCTTTACGGAGTATCTGCGGATATTCAGGCATTTGCCCTGGACGCAGCCACCGGCAGGGAAATATGGAAAACCGAAGTTACCGACAACAGTGGTACCCTCAGCCGCGGTGTTACCCATTGGGAAGACGGAGACGACAAACGAATCTTTTTTGGTGCAGGAAAGTGGCTCAACGCACTGGACGCCAGAACAGGAAAACTGATTGAAAGCTTTGGAGAAAATGGCCGCATCAATCTGCTGAATGACATTCAGCGACCTGGTTCGGACGAATATATTAAAGCCAATACCCCCAACACGATCTATAAAAACCTGATCATCACCGGGGCACGGGTAAATGAAAACGAAACTTCTCTGCTTGGGGATATCCGGGCTTTTGATACACGTACGGGTCGAAAAATCTGGACTTTTCATACCATTCCTGCCAAAGGAGAGGCCGGGTATGAAACCTGGGCGCAGGGAAACCCACGTGCCCATATAGGAGGGGCTAATGCCTGGGCAGGTATGGCCATAGACCGCCAGCGGGGAATCGTGTACATACCAACGGGCTCTGCCGCGTATGATTTCTACGGAGGAAACCGGCTGGGAAATAATCTGTATGCAAACTGTTTACTGGCCCTGGATGCAGCAACGGGTAAAAAACTATGGCATTACCAACTGGTACACCATGATATCTGGGACCGCGACCCTCCCTCGCCTCCCAATCTTCTGACCATCACCCACAAGGGCAAGGCCATTGATGTGGTATCACTTGTCACCAAACAGGGCCATATTTTTGTGTTTGACAGGGTAACAGGTAAACCCGTATTCCCGATCACTGAAAGGCCTTTCTCTTCCGCCGGAGCAGTACCTGGTGAAAAACCAAGCCCCACACAGCCCATTCCCACATTACCTGTCCCTTTCACGCGCCAGGGTTTCACAGAAAAGGACCTGAGCCCTTTTGTAGCCGACCGGGATTCCATTGTGAAGATCATCCGGAAGTCGAAATCCGGGTCACCTTATATCCCGATCGGTTTCGACAGAACCATTTTCTTTCCCGGGACCGATGGAGGCGCGCAATGGGGCGGCGCTGCAACGGATCCGGAAGGTATAATCTACATTCCAGCCAAGGAAATACCGGTGTATACCTCTCTGATAAAAAAACAGGAAACCAAAGGCAAAGAGCTGACAGGAAATAAATTGTATCAGCTTTATTGTGCTGCCTGCCATGGCGCCGACCGTATGGGCAATCATGACGGATCCTACCCTTCCCTTGCGGGCATCAGCAAACGGCTTACCGAACCACAAATCCGGGATCTGCTTGCCAAAGGCCGTGGCATGATGCCTTCGTTTACGCACATCTCGGAGGCCGAAAGAAAAGGCATCATTGATTTCATATCTGATAAACAAAGCAGCCAGGCCGTCAGCGTTTCGGCCAAAAGCGAAGTACCTTACCAGCATACGGGTTATAACCGGTGGTACGACAGCAACGGTTACCCCATCAGCCAGCCTCCATGGGGCACACTCACGGCTGTTGATATGAATACCGGCCAGCGGCGCTGGCAGATCCCGCTTGGAGAATATCCCGAACTTACAAAAAAAGGTATACCACCAACGGGTACGGATAATTATGGCGGTCCGCTGGTGACCGGCGGCGGCCTCATTTTTATTGCTGCCAGCCGCGATGAACAATTCAGAGTTATTGATAAAAAAACCGGGCGAATCTTATGGAGTACCCGACTTCCCGCTGCGGGTTATGCTTCGCCAAGTACATATATGCTCAACGGGAAACAGTATGTGGTCATAGCCTGCGGTGGAGGGAAACTCAATACCAAATCCGGCGACAAGTACCTGGCATTTTGTCTGGATTAG